A single window of Acanthopagrus latus isolate v.2019 chromosome 1, fAcaLat1.1, whole genome shotgun sequence DNA harbors:
- the myh11a gene encoding myosin-11a isoform X1 produces MSKKAPTEDEKFLFVDKDFLNSPMAQADWSAKKLVWIPSEKHGFEAASIKEEHGDEVLVELVDNAKKVTVNKDDIQKMNPPKFSKVEDMAELTCLNEASVLHNIRERYFSGLIYTYSGLFCVVVNPYKMLPIYSEKIIDMYKGKKRHEVPPHIYSIADNAYRNMMQDREDQSILCTGESGAGKTENTKKVIQYLAVVASSHKGKKDSSAQQSGTQFAYGELEKQLLQANPILEAFGNAKTIKNDNSSRFGKFIRINFDVTGYIVGANIETYLLEKSRCIRQAKTERAFHIFYYMIAGAKDKLREELLLEPFSNYRFLSAGHVQIPGQQDDEMYEETMEAMNIMGLTEEERTDILKVCSTVMQLGNIEFKKERNQEQATMPDNTAAQKVCHLQGINVTDFTRAILTPRIKVGREVVQKAQTKEQADFAIEALAKAVFERLFRWILARVNKALDKTKRQGASFLGILDIAGFEIFEDNSFEQLCINYTNEKLQQLFNHTMFILEQEEYQREGIEWNFIDFGLDLQPCIELIERPNNPPGILALLDEECWFPKATDVSFVEKLMNTQGNHVKFAKPKQLKDKTEFSIFHYAGRVDYNATAWLTKNMDPLNDNVTALLSNSSSQFVQDLWKDTDRVVGLDTLAKMTDSSMPSASKTKKGMFRTVGQLYKESLAKLMTTLHNTQPNFVRCIIPNHEKRAGKLDAHLVLEQLRCNGVLEGIRICRQGFPNRIVFQEFRQRYEILAANAIPKGFMDGKQACCLMIKHLDLDPNLYRIGQSKIFFRTGVLAQLEEERDLKITVVIIAFQAQARGFLARKAFAKRQQQLTAMKVIQRNCAAYLKLRNWQWWRLFTKVKPLLQVTRQEEEMGLKEEELQRAKEVALKFESELKEVTLKHTTILEERNALQEQLQAETELYAEAEEMRVRLAAKKQELEEILHEMEARLDDEEERAQALLVDKKKMQQQMQELEEHLEEEEDARQKLQLEKVTCEGKIKKLEDDILVMEDQNNKLLKERKLMEERIADFSTNLAEEEEKSKNLTKLKNKHESMISELEVRLKKEEKGRQELDKAKRKLEAESNDMQEQIADLQAQIADLKAQLAKKEEELQNALARLEDETAQKNNALKKIRELEGHISDLQEDLDSERAARNKAEKIKRDLGEELEALKSELEDTLDTTATQQELRAKREQEVTLLKRAIEDENRTHESQIQEMRQKHTQAVEELTEQLEQSKRVKSNLEKAKQALEKETSELTMEVRSLSQAKQDGEHKRKKLEGQVADLQSRFTDSEKQKAELGERCSKITVELESVTNLLNEAESKNIKLSKDVSSLTSQLQDSQELLAEETRQKLQFSTKLRQAEDDKNSLQEQLEEEVEAKRNVERHVSSLNIQLSDSKKKLEELMGNVELLEEGKKRLQRDLEAANTQFEEKASAYDKLEKTKNRLQQELEDTLMDLDSQRQIVSNLEKKQKKFDQMLAEEKSISSKYADERDRAEAEAREKETKALSLARALDEAQESREELERANKALRLEMEDLISSKDDVGKNVHELEKSKRGLEAQVEEMKTQLEELEDELQAAEDAKLRLEVNMQALKAQFERDLQGRDEMGEEKKRQLIKQVRELETELEDERKQRAVATAAKKKLETDMKDLEGQIETASKGRDEAIKQLRKLQAQMKDYQRELEDARAAREEVLTTAKESEKKAKTLEAELMQLQEDLAAAERARKQAEAERDELSDELASNSSGKSALADEKRRLEAKISQLEEELEEEQSNMEIINDRLRKSTQQVDQLTTELQAERTTSQKNESARQQMERQNKELKAKLLEMENQVKSKFKSSISALEAKVAQLEEQLEQESRDKQASAKSLRQKDKKLKDLIMQVEDERKQGEQYKDQAEKANTRMKQLKRQLEESEEESQRATAARRKLQRELDEATESSDALSREVNSLKSKLRRGNEPSFGSTPRRMGGGRRVVEDASEEEADSQGDFNGTKSTE; encoded by the exons ATGTCCAAGAAGGCCCCAACCGAGGACGAGAAGTTCCTCTTTGTCGACAAAGACTTCTTGAACAGCCCCATGGCTCAGGCTGACTGGTCGGCTAAGAAGCTGGTATGGATCCCATCAGAGAAGCATGGCTTTGAGGCGGCCAGCATCAAGGAGGAGCACGGCGACGAGGTGCTGGTGGAGCTGGTCGACAATGCCAAGAAGGTGACGGTTAACAAGGATGACATCCAGAAGATGAACCCACCCAAGTTCAGCAAGGTGGAGGACATGGCAGAGCTCACCTGCCTGAACGAAGCCTCTGTCTTGCACAATATCCGCGAGAGGTACTTCTCTGGCCTTATTTAT ACATACTCAGGCCTGTTCTGCGTGGTGGTGAACCCCTACAAAATGCTGCCCATTTACTCAGAGAAGATCATTGACATGTACAAAGGGAAGAAACGACATGAGGTCCCCCCTCACATCTACTCCATTGCTGATAATGCCTACAGAAACATGATGCAAG ATCGTGAGGACCAGTCCATTCTCTGCAC TGGAGAGTCTGGTGCTGGAAAGACTGAGAACACCAAGAAGGTCATCCAGTATCTGGCTGTTGTGGCCTCCTCGCATAAAGGCAAGAAGGACAGTAGTGCT CAACAATCAGGAACACAGTTTGCCTAC GGGGAGCTGGAGAAGCAACTTCTGCAGGCCAATCCCATCCTGGAGGCCTTCGGTAACGCCAAGACCATCAAAAATGACAACTCCTCCCGATTT GGTAAATTCATCCGAATCAACTTTGATGTGACCGGCTACATTGTTGGAGCCAATATTGAGACTT ACCTGCTGGAGAAGTCGCGCTGTATCAGAcaagcaaagacagaaagagcttTTCACATCTTCTACTACATGATTGCTGGTGCCAAGGACAAACTGCGtg AGGAGCTTCTTCTTGAGCCATTCAGTAATTACCGCTTCCTCAGTGCGGGCCACGTTCAGATCCCTGGCCAGCAAGACGATGAGATGTATGAAGAGACCATGGAGGCCATGAATATCATGGGCCTCACCGAGGAGGAGAGAACCG ATATCCTGAAGGTGTGCTCCACTGTCATGCAGCTGGGAAACATTGAGTTCAAGAAAGAGAGGAACCAGGAACAGGCCACCATGCCCGACAACACTG CGGCCCAGAAGGTTTGTCACCTGCAGGGCATCAATGTGACGGACTTCACCCGTGCCATCCTCACCCCTCGAATTAAAGTGGGCAGAGAGGTGGTGCAGAAGGCACAGACCAAAGAGCAG GCTGACTTTGCTATCGAAGCCCTGGCTAAAGCTGTGTTTGAGCGACTGTTCCGCTGGATCCTGGCCAGAGTCAACAAGGCCCTAGACAAAACCAAACGCCAAGGAGCCTCCTTCCTGGGAATCCTCGACATTGCTGGCTTTGAGATCTTTGAG GACAACTCCTTTGAGCAGCTGTGCATCAACTACACCaatgagaagctgcagcagctcttcaaCCACACCATGTTCATCCTGGAGCAGGAGGAATACCAGAGGGAGGGTATCGAGTGGAACTTCATTGACTTCGGCCTGGACCTGCAGCCCTGCATTGAGCTCATTGAAAGACCG AACAACCCTCCAGGCATCCTGGCCCTGCTGGATGAGGAGTGCTGGTTCCCCAAAGCCACAGATGTCTCCTTTGTGGAGAAACTCATGAACACACAAGGGAACCACGTTAAATTCGCCAAACCGAAACAGCTCAAAGACAAGACTGAGTTTTCTATATTTCATTATGCTGGAAGG gtGGACTACAACGCCACAGCCTGGCTGACAAAGAACATGGATCCTCTGAATGACAACGTCACAGCGCTGCTCAGCAACTCCTCCAGCCAGTTTGTGCAAGACCTCTGGAAAGACA CGGACAGAGTGGTGGGTCTGGACACACTAGCCAAGATGACAGACAGCTCCATGCCGAGCGCCTCAAAGACCAAGAAGGGGATGTTCCGCACGGTGGGACAGCTCTACAAGGAGTCTCTGGCCAAACTTATGACCACACTGCACAACACCCAGCCCAACTTTGTCAGATGTATCATTCCCAACCACGAGAAGAGG GCAGGGAAGCTGGATGCTCACCTGGTCCTGGAGCAGCTCAGGTGTAACGGTGTGTTGGAGGGGATCCGTATCTGCCGACAAGGATTTCCCAACAGAATCGTCTTCCAGGAGTTCCGCCAACG TTATGAGATCCTGGCTGCTAACGCTATCCCCAAAGGTTTCATGGATGGCAAACAGGCCTGCTGCCTCATG ATTAAGCACCTGGATTTAGACCCCAACCTGTACAGGATCGGACAGAGTAAGATCTTCTTCCGCACAGGAGTGCTCgcccagctggaggaggagagagatctGAAGATCACTGTGGTCATCATTGCTTTCCAGGCCCAGGCGAGAGGCTTCTTGGCCAGAAA ggcaTTTGCCAAGAGACAACAGCAACTCACTGCCATGAAAGTGATCCAGAGGAACTGTGCTGCCTACCTCAAACTCAGGAACTGGCAGTGGTGGAGGCTCTTCACAAAG GTCAAGCCTCTGCTGCAAGTGACccgacaggaggaggagatgggtctgaaggaggaggagctgcagagagccaAAGAAGTTGCTCTTAAGTTTGAATCAGAGCTGAAGGAGGTCACCTTGAAACACACAACG ATTTTGGAGGAGAGGAATGCACTGCAGGAGCAGCTTcaagcagagacagagctgtATGCTGAGGCCGAGGAGATGAGGGTCAGACTGGCAGCTAAgaagcaggagctggaggaaatCCTTCATGAGATGGAGGCGAGACTGGACGACGAGGAAGAACGGGCTCAGGCGCTGTTAGTGGATAAGAAGAAGATGCAACAGCAGATGCAG GAATTGGAAGAACActtggaggaggaagaagatgctCGCCaaaagctgcagctggagaaggTAACCTGTGAGGGGAAGATCAAAAAGCTGGAGGACGACATCCTGGTGATGGAGGACCAGAACAACAAGCTGCTAAAG GAGAGGAAACTGATGGAGGAAAGGATTGCAGACTTCAGTACCAACCtggcagaggaagaagagaagtcAAAGAACCTCACCAAGCTCAAAAATAAACACGAGTCAATGATCTCTGAACTAGAGG TCCGcttgaaaaaagaagagaaaggtcGACAGGAGCTGGATAAGGCTAAACGCAAGTTGGAAGCAGAGTCGAATGACATGCAAGAGCAGATAGCAGACCTGCAGGCCCAGATTGCTGACCTCAAAGCCCAGCTCgcaaagaaggaggaggagttaCAGAATGCCTTGGCCAG GTTAGAAGATGAGACAGCTCAGAAAAACAACGCTCTGAAGAAGatcagagagctggagggacACATCTCCGACCTGCAAGAGGACCTCGACTCTGAGCGGGCGGCGAGGAACAAAGCTGAGAAGATCAAACGGGACCTtggggaggagctggaggcccTCAAGTCTGAGCTAGAGGACACCTTGGACACCACTGCCACACAGCAGGAGCTAAG GGCCAAACGTGAGCAGGAGGTGACCCTGCTGAAGAGAGCCATCGAGGATGAGAACCGGACCCATGAGTCCCAGATACAGgagatgagacagaaacacacccaGGCAGTGGAGGAGCttacagagcagctggagcagtCCAAACGA GTCAAGTCAAACCTGGAGAAGGCTAAACAAGCTCTGGAGAAGGAGACATCAGAATTAACCATGGAGGTGCGCTCGCTCAGCCAGGCCAAACAAGACGGGGAGCACAAGAGGAAGAAGTTGGAAGGGCAGGTTGCAGATCTGCAGTCGCGCTTCACTGACAGCGAGAAGCAGAAGGCCGAGCTGGGAGAACGCTGCTCTAAGATCACT GTTGAACTGGAGAGTGTGACAAACCTGCTGAATGAGGCAGAGAGCAAGAACATCAAACTAAGCAAAGATGTTAGCAGCCTCACCTCCCAGCTCCAAGACTCACAG GAACTCCTGGCTGAAGAGACACGTCAGAAACTGCAGTTCTCTACAAAGCTTCGGCAAGCAGAAGACGATAAGAACAGCTTGCAGGAGCAGcttgaggaggaggtggaggccaagAGGAATGTGGAGAGACACGTGTCCTCACTCAACATCCAG TTATCAGATTCCAAGAAGAAGCTAGAGGAATTGATGGGTAACGTTGAGCTGCTTGAGGAAGGAAAGAAACGTCTGCAGAGGGATTTGGAGGCAGCGAACACACAGTTTGAGGAGAAGGCCTCTGCATATGACAAGCTGGAGAAGACTAAGAACCGTCTGCAGCAGGAGCTCGAGGACACGCTGATGGACCTGGACAGTCAGAGACAGATTGTGTCAAACctggagaagaagcagaagaagttTGACCAG ATGCTTGCTGAGGAGAAGAGTATCTCTAGTAAATATGCAGATGAGAGAGACCGGGCTGAAGCCGAGGCCAGAGAGAAGGAGACCAAGGCATTGTCTTTGGCGAGAGCTCTGGATGAGGCCCAGGAGTCCAGAGAAGAGCTGGAAAGAGCCAACAAGGCCCTGAGATTGGAGATGGAAGACCTGATCAGCTCCAAGGATGATGTTGGAAAAAAT GTTCACGAGCTGGAGAAGTCCAAGCGAGGCCTGGAGGCCCAGGTGGAAGAGATGAAGACACAgctggaagagctggaggatgaactGCAGGCAGCTGAGGATGCCAAACTGCGACTGGAGGTCAATATGCAGGCCCTGAAGGCGCAGTTTGAGAGGGACCTCCAGGGACGAGATGAgatgggagaggagaagaagagacagctCATTAAGCAG GTTCGTGAGCTGGAGACGGAGTTGGAGGATGAGCGCAAGCAGAGGGCCGTGGCGACAGCAGccaagaagaagctggagactGACATGAAAGATCTAGAGGGACAGATTGAGACGGCCAGTAAGGGACGGGATGAGGCCATCAAACAGCTCCGCAAGCTCCAG GCCCAGATGAAGGACTATCagagggagctggaggacgCCCGCGCTGCCAGAGAGGAGGTGCTGACCACCGCAAAGGAGAGTGAGAAGAAGGCCAAGACTCTGGAGGCTGAGCTCATGCAGCTACAGGAG GACCTGGCAGCAGCTGAGAGGGCACGAAAGCAGGCAGAGGCCGAGAGAGATGAGCTGTCTGATGAGCTGGCCAGCAACTCCTCTGGAAA GTCAGCCTTGGCGGATGAGAAACGTCGTCTGGAGGCTAAGATCtcccagctggaggaggagctggaggaagagcaAAGCAACATGGAGATCATCAACGACAGGCTGAGGAAGAGCACGCAGCAG GTGGATCAGCTGACCACCGAGCTGCAGGCGGAGCGCACCACCTCCCAGAAGAACGAGAGCGCCCGGCAGCAGATGGAGCGCCAGAACAAGGAGCTGAAGGCCAAGCTCCTGGAGATGGAGAACCAGGTCAAGTCCAAGTTCAAatcctccatctctgctttgGAGGCTAAAGTggcacagctggaggagcagctggagcaggagagcaG ggacaAGCAGGCATCTGCCAAGAGTTTACGCCAGAAGGACAAGAAGCTCAAGGACCTGATTATGCAGGTGGAAGACGAAAGGAAACAGGGAGAGCAGTACAAAGACCAG GCGGAAAAGGCGAATACTCGCATGAAGCAGCTGAAGCGGCAGCTcgaggagtcagaggaggagtcGCAACGCGCTACAGCTGCCCGCAGGAAGCTTCAGCGCGAGCTGGATGAAGCCACCGAATCCAGCGATGCCTTGAGCCGCGAGGTCAACTCTCTCAAGAGCAAACTCAG GCGTGGAAATGAACCCTCCTTTGGCAGCACACCTCGACGTATGGGCGGAGGCCGAAGGGTGGTTGAGGATgcctcagaggaggaggctgacTCCCAGGGCGACTTCAATGGAACCAAGTCCACAGAGTAA